CCGCGCTGATAATCCCTCCCGCGTCATGTCTGTCAGTGCGGCCAGGCGGGCATAAAGGAGGGGATTGGGCTCCACGTAGCCACGGTCGTCCACACCGGCCATACCGCCGCCCATTTCAGCGTAAACCTGTTTAGCATACAGAATGGTGTCGTGTTTGAGCTCGGTCCAGCTGGATAAAAGGGTATTCAAGTCCTTTCTGGTCCAGGCCTGACTTTGCATAAATGAGGGATAGCCTTTGCCTCTTTCCTGCAGCAGGGGTTCAAGGGTATAAAGCCAGCCCCAGTATAGGTTCTGAGTCCAATTTTCTTTATCCAGACCGGCGATGTATTGTTGCAGTTTATTCATGTTAGCCGGGTAGCCCGCGTACTTTGTTTCCCCTTCGGACTCCAGTATGGCGTAAGCTTCCTCGGAGCCCATAGCTGCAGGGAGGTCCAGGCCCCTGGGCAGCATCCTGCGCTCGCCTTCATTATTTTCTTTTACTTCGCGGTAAACCAGGCGCTGGAAAACGGCGGCATCAAGAGTAAACCGCTGTCCCATAAAGCGGAAGCCTTTAATTTCCTTTTCGCGATCGGGCTGTGTTTCCTCATCAAAGATGGGAATGGAGTTAATAACCGGGGGTTCCAGTTCCGCCGCCGCCTTCATAAAGGCCATCCATTTATCGTCAGCGGAGGTCAGGTCCTTAAGCCCGATACCGGCGGCATAGATTTTATCCAGCAGTTCCCGGTACTGTATATAGGAAAGGTCGTCGGCTTTGCCTACAAAGAAGTTGGTGGGCCGGTATATTTTATCCCATTTTTGTCCGTTGTCGTTTTCACCAAGAGCCAGGGTCACCAAAACCGCGGATTTGGTTTCATCCTCGCTCTTGAGTCGAAAAGTCATTCTTCCGTACCACATCATAGCCTTGAAATATGACTGCAATTGCTTGTCAGTAGTATAGTGGCCCCGGGGAATGTACTGGGAGTAATCTTCTTGCAGGGTCTCCGGGCTTTTCAAGTTCTGTCCCATATTCATCAAAGGGGAGTCATGGATGCCGTCACTTGCTTTGATAAGCAGCAGTTCTTCTTTTACCTCTTGCTCTATCTGTTCAGGTACAGGCATTTGAGAATCTAAAAGCTTTCCGGCCACGGCGAAAAAGCCAAGGTTTCTTCTGGCGGCGTTTTCCCAATCGCTGCCTTTAAGGGCGTTATATTGTTTTTCGGATGCGGAGAGCATAGCTTTGGTAAGTTCTTTTAATTCCGGGGTCAGTCTATCCTTTTCTACAATTCGCAGCAGGTGGCTGAAGAACAGGTGGTAATTATGCAGCATGGAGTCAGTCGTGATGAAGCTGGGCACCGGTTCATAACGGTTGATTTCATAGAGCATAAAAAACTCCCGGTGGTATTGATTGGGCACCACTACAAATCCGTTTTTCACCAGCAACTGCTCCGCCCCCGAAGAGAGTTGAAACATTTCCTTATTAGTTACATTGGCTAGTTCCGGGTCTACCTTATAGGGTTCCAGTGCCGGGGTAAAGTTCACCGGTACATCTTTATAAATAGCGAAATCCGAGGCCGGGGTTACCGACGTTGCATTCTTTGCTTCGGCATAATTCTGTCCCTTTTGTCCCGAGTCATTGCTGCACCCCGATGCAATGGTAACAAGCAGCAACATGCTGATTACCCATATACAGATTACTCCTTTTCTTTGCATTTGATGCGCCTCCCTTTATTAATAGGATGATTATGCTGATTATAAGGTTAATTAAATAATTGCATTTCTGAAATTTTGTGTTTGCCAACCGGAATTAACTATTGAATTATATGTTATATATGGTTTTCCTGCAAAGAAATAGCTCCGCGGGTTAAAAATTAATACCCGAAATATAATTAACATACTTTATCTAAGTTCATATGCATGGTATTGAGCATAAGCCAATGAAAGAATGGATTGAAAGTGATAGGAAAAAGTTTTATTCGGACGAGTTTTGCACTTGAATGTGCAATTTTCAGGGTCATGCGTATTATGGCTAAAATGAAACCTACTCCAAACCCTCAAACTGCAGGTTATAATAATGGGCATAG
This genomic interval from Desulfoscipio sp. XC116 contains the following:
- a CDS encoding DUF3160 domain-containing protein, which codes for MQRKGVICIWVISMLLLVTIASGCSNDSGQKGQNYAEAKNATSVTPASDFAIYKDVPVNFTPALEPYKVDPELANVTNKEMFQLSSGAEQLLVKNGFVVVPNQYHREFFMLYEINRYEPVPSFITTDSMLHNYHLFFSHLLRIVEKDRLTPELKELTKAMLSASEKQYNALKGSDWENAARRNLGFFAVAGKLLDSQMPVPEQIEQEVKEELLLIKASDGIHDSPLMNMGQNLKSPETLQEDYSQYIPRGHYTTDKQLQSYFKAMMWYGRMTFRLKSEDETKSAVLVTLALGENDNGQKWDKIYRPTNFFVGKADDLSYIQYRELLDKIYAAGIGLKDLTSADDKWMAFMKAAAELEPPVINSIPIFDEETQPDREKEIKGFRFMGQRFTLDAAVFQRLVYREVKENNEGERRMLPRGLDLPAAMGSEEAYAILESEGETKYAGYPANMNKLQQYIAGLDKENWTQNLYWGWLYTLEPLLQERGKGYPSFMQSQAWTRKDLNTLLSSWTELKHDTILYAKQVYAEMGGGMAGVDDRGYVEPNPLLYARLAALTDMTREGLSARGLLEQTDRDSLDRLEQLALSLKTISEKELANIPLTDEEYDLIRSYGGQLEHFWLEALKDIGVDHRSAISENPAALAADVATDPEGRVLQEATGHIFEIYAVVPVDGSLRIARGGVYSHYEFSWPLNDRLTDKKWHELLDSGQAPPPAGWTNTFIAP